In Manis pentadactyla isolate mManPen7 chromosome 3, mManPen7.hap1, whole genome shotgun sequence, a single window of DNA contains:
- the TEX48 gene encoding LOW QUALITY PROTEIN: testis-expressed protein 48 (The sequence of the model RefSeq protein was modified relative to this genomic sequence to represent the inferred CDS: deleted 1 base in 1 codon) yields the protein MGSYRRPRRGESFYTWEQASPIQPPSQKLPKDNWNSSPRTRGIPLPPTTVHQSLASKIFCSCCRDCKDPQAMGDSKNPSQTQEHQPSTGSRYQMRTPCLASPDLIYFSTIGLQKDELGRHNSEHTNAASRLPSGQPLMHPEKTASSPSGNELEDLNTYASQRGFYKRNLNCYSQNHWPFQPCLFRRP from the exons ATGGGGAGCTACAGAAGACCTAGGAGAGGAGAGAGTTTTTACACCTGGGAACAGGCGAGCCCCATACAGccaccatcacagaaacttccaaAGGACAACTGGAATTCAAGTCCCAGAACACGTGGCATTCCTTTACCTCCTACAACAGTCCACCAAAGCCTGGCCTCGAAGATATTCTGTTCATGCTGCAGAGACTGCAAGGACCCCCAGGCCATGGGTGACTCCAAGAACCCCAGTCAAACCCAAGAGCATCAGCCATCGACTGGCAGTAGGTACCAGATGAGAACACCCTGCCTGGCCTCTCCAGACCTCATTTA CTTTTCTACAATAG GTTTGCAGAAGGATGAACTTGGCAGACACAATTCCGAGCACACTAATGCAGCCTCCCGCCTGCCTTCGGGACAACCTCTGATGCATCCAGAAAAGACAGCTTCCTCTCCTAGTGGCAATGAACTTGAAG atctgAATACATATGCTTCTCAAAGAGGT TTTTACAAGAGAAATCTAAACTGCTACTCCCAGAATCACTGGCCATTCCAGCCATGCCTCTTCAGGAGACCCTGA